A stretch of DNA from Halobacillus litoralis:
CCGGTTGCTCCTCTTTATATAGTTCTACTGCTTTCTTGCCGTCTTCCGCTTCTCCAGCAATTTCGTAGCCATTTTTCGTTAAAATATCTTTCACCATCATTCTCATAAATGCCGCATCGTCTACGATTAAAATTCTTTCTGCCATGTTAAATCCTCCCTAGTAATCCATTGTTTATCGTAATTTTGTCAAACGTTCTTTCGGACTCAAAATATCTGTCACCCGCACGCCGAAGTTCTCATCTATGACGACAACTTCTCCTTTGGCCATCAATTTTTCATTGACATGGATGTCCACGGGCTCTCCCGCTAATTTATCAAGTTCCAGCACTGAGCCTGATGATAATTCCAGTATTTCTCTGACAGAACGCTTCGTACGACCAAGCTCTACCGTTACTTTCAACGGAATGTCCATCAACATATCCAAGTTCTTTTGTTCAGACCCGTTCAATTGAACAGGGGCGAAACTTTGAAACTCTGCGGTTTGGACATTTGCGTCTTCAGCTGTCTGGCCGGATGGTCCTCCAACGTATTGTGGAGTATGAGAAGCCTCTGTTTTAGTAGAAGATTCATAGAATGTGTTGTCAGGCAGGCTGTGTCTCTGTTCTTCTTGTTTCTGAGAAGAAGACTGCTCTTGGACCGGTTCAGGTTCGTTCTTTGAAGAAGGTTCTTCTGAAGTCTTGAAACTCTCCTCAGCCGCGGTCTCTTCCTGCTGTGGATTCATTAATTCTTCCACAAGTTCTTTCGCAAAACTCACTGGAATGAGCTGCATGATATTTGAATCGATTAAGTTCCCTACTTGGAGCTGAAAGGAGACTTTTACAAGCACTTCCTCATCAGGAATCTTATGAGTACCTTCATCTTCCTCCAGATCCAGCACATCAATAGCCGGGGGTGAGATGTCCACTTTCTTGTTGAAAATTGTTGACATACTCGTAGCCGCGGAACCCATCATTTGATTCATCGCTTCTTGCACAGCACTCAATGCAATTTCATTCAGATGCTCATCCGGGTCAGTCCCGTCACCTCCAAGCATCAAATCTGCAATGATGGCGGCATCCTTCGTTCGTATGACCAGTACATTTTGCCCTGAAAAGCCGTGTGTATAGGTAACACCTACCGCTACATGCGGCTTCGGGAATTCATCATGTAAGTCTTTCCTTTCTAAGACTGAAATCTGCGGCGTTGTAATATCAACCTTTTGATTTAAAAGAGAAGATAGTGCAGTCGCTGAACTTCCGAAAGAAATGTTGCCAATTTCACCTAAGGCGTCTTCCTCCAACGACGAAATCGTTTCATCTCCTGTAAATTTCGAGAGGCCCTCTTCGTTGTCTTTGTCACCCCCGCCGTTCAAAAGCGCATCAATTTCATCCTGGGATAACATATCATCACTCATTTTCTCCGGCACCCCCTTGATATTCCTCTAATACTTGCACAGCCAGCTTATTCTTTGATTTCCCTGGCTGTATGTGAAATTTAACTTCATCATCCACCTTCAATTTCAGCGGTTGGTCGATAGGCTGGTCAAGCCGGATGACATCTTCTTTACTCAATCCTAAAAACTGTTCGATGCTCATATCAGCTTCTCCCAGGAGTGCCCGAACATCCAACTCCGCTTCCTTGATCGTATGGCTGATGGCTTGGACTTCTTCAGGGTCCCGTTCTTTCGGCTTTTCTTTTTGCATCCAGTAGTGGACGGATAACCTCGGGATAATAGGTTCTAGAACGACATGCGGAATGCATATATTGATCATCCCGCTTGTCTCTCCTATGGTTGTGTTCAATGAGACGACAACCACGGTTTCATTTGGTGAGACCATCTGAAGAAATTGCGGATTCACTTCAAATTCTTCCAGTAAAGGATCAATATCAACAATCGACCCCCACGCTTCTTGATAATTCTCTAAAGACCTTTCAAATAGATGAGACATGATCGTCGTTTCAATTTCTGTCAGGTTCTCTATTTTATTGACACTGCTTCCTTTCCCCTCCAAGCACACGATCCATCATGGCATAAGAAACGTTCGGGTTTGCTTCTAACAGGATCCGTCCTTCAAGGGGAGGCACGCTGAAAATATTCAAGATTGTCATCGTAGGAATCGATCGGATAAATTCTTCATAAGGTAACTGATCCACCGAGGCCACTTCAATGTTCACATATGTTCTCAGCTGTGCTGAAAAATAGGTAGTCAACAACCTGGAGAAGTTTTCGTGTATACGTGTTAAACTTCTGATTTGATCCTTAGAAAAGCGGAGTGCTCTCTTAAAATCATAAACTCTAACCTTCTTTTCCTTCTTTTCATTCTTTAGCTCTTCTGCATCCATCTCCCCTGTAGACAGGGCTGAAAGCAATGAATCGATCTCATTCTGCGAGAGAACCTCTTCTGCCAAAACCTCACCCCCCCTTTCTTCTTCTCTATTATTGAAGGACTTTGTTAACCGTGTAGACGTCTGTCACTTCTCCTTCAGACATGAACTCATTCAGTTTCAACTTGACCTTCGCTTCCAAGTCAGATAATCCAGATTGAAACGTCTCAGAATCCATGGCTGATAATTCTTTCAGCAAAATATTCTGCATTTGAAAGT
This window harbors:
- the fliY gene encoding flagellar motor switch phosphatase FliY; the protein is MSDDMLSQDEIDALLNGGGDKDNEEGLSKFTGDETISSLEEDALGEIGNISFGSSATALSSLLNQKVDITTPQISVLERKDLHDEFPKPHVAVGVTYTHGFSGQNVLVIRTKDAAIIADLMLGGDGTDPDEHLNEIALSAVQEAMNQMMGSAATSMSTIFNKKVDISPPAIDVLDLEEDEGTHKIPDEEVLVKVSFQLQVGNLIDSNIMQLIPVSFAKELVEELMNPQQEETAAEESFKTSEEPSSKNEPEPVQEQSSSQKQEEQRHSLPDNTFYESSTKTEASHTPQYVGGPSGQTAEDANVQTAEFQSFAPVQLNGSEQKNLDMLMDIPLKVTVELGRTKRSVREILELSSGSVLELDKLAGEPVDIHVNEKLMAKGEVVVIDENFGVRVTDILSPKERLTKLR